The region TATTTTatacaaaaattattttataaaatttattaaattaactATATAGCATACCATGATGTTAATGCAAATTATAGGTAATTTTTCTAATGGAAATTATAGGTAATTGGTAGCATAGGTTAAGCTATCCGAATATCTCAATTAAGCATCTCTTCACTAGAGGAAATCTTAATGTTTACATTATGTATTGTAAGGAGTTAATCTTAATTAAGTGTATGCTTGAAAATTAatcctaaaattaaaatcaattatgaggagAAGCTTTTGCACTGAGTTTTAAAATTGATTCAAGTAAAAAAGGCTTTTATTTGTAGCTTCTGAGTTTCAAAGTTCATTCTATGTGAAAAAAGACAAATCCAAACATGTTACAAATAGATTGTCATAAATTATACCTACGGTTTAGGTGTAGAAGTTTTAATTCTTTCACACtcaactttctctctcttctcatttccatcattttttttcttctgtccTCTCTTCTTTACCTATTAGATCACTCTTTATTAGGGATGAAAATTTTGCTCAAACCCATGGGTACCCACCCGAACCCAATCCGATTTGACGGGCAAAAtccgagttgactggatttgggtttgagtttgggtttgggttttgtcCATTACTGTAGCCATTTATGGGTTTGGatttggtattagttaaatccgtgcccatacccgcccaaacccgaacccaacccgaaacataaaattacaaaaaaaccctcatacatatatatatttataaactttgttcttagtgtttgatgattaattgtacttttgtatgtttgagaaagtaaactttaaactattgttgtctcactttagtgatggatgaggatgataaatagtattttttttctttatatgaatttcactttttttatatgaaagtaagTTCTGGATTGAGTTGCTACGTAACTAATGGGTTTGGATTTGGGTTTCGGGTaaatccgaaacccaatggatttgggcatggatttcattttatcgcccataagggtttgtgtttgggtttgggtttgggttctgggatttgggtttggtaattgtaaaacccgtgcccgatcctacccgttgccatccctactCTTTATATCTTTCACTTCTGTTTTTTCTCTCCATGTCTCTATCTCTTGATGTAAGTGTACAAGGAGTGTCAACAAAAACATTTCTCTATTGGTAGCATCGGATTTTCAAGCTTTAACTCTTGAAATAAAATGAGTGTGAAAGTTATATTCTATAGTAGTGATCTCAAAATGAGCACGCAAATTGAAATTTAACCAACCAATATCCAAATATGTTCAATTATGCCATGATTTGTGGGTCTCACAAAGCATGGTCTACAACCACCTAAAGCATTGTGTGTCAGACATGGCATCCTTGATGACATTACAGCCTTGACTGAATCAGAAACAATGCATAAAAGACCCGAGGATATGGAATCTTGACAGATTTGTGGGTCTGACAAAGCATAACCTAAGGTATATCATTGTCTCCATGATATTATTACAGGTTGATAAAAGACCATAGTTATCTAATAGTCAGAATATACATAAACATAACTCATACATTACAGTTTTGAAGGATCCAAAGCAAATGCAATCCTTTACTGAAACTGCATTCTGGATCTGCATCAAGTAGTTGGTGGGCGAGGGAGTCTTTTCGCAATTTCCTGTGAAGAGAAACATGTTGATCATTAGTGTTTCGATCTGTATCCAACTGAGGTTAACCTCACAATATGCAAGATAGTAATCAGATTTAAGAACAATCAAATTTAACCCAACATGAACGTAGAATTTTGCAAGATGAGTGCAATGTTGACAGACTTTTATCAAATAATCCATAAAAAGTTTCGTTCAATTTTCGACTCAACAGCCAGGAGCTGTAGCTTCTCCTAGAAACTATTGAACCCAGTACTGAATCATATTCATAGCCAGGCCATTACGCCTGCATTTTAAGCTACCGTACCCTTCCACAGAAAACGATGGCCCAAGATCAAGGTTTCGTCAATATTCCCCTTATAAAGTTGTAAAATTAGCATTTTTTTAAATTGCATCAATGGCGTAATTAACTAATGAACAAAACTTATATCAAACAATGACATGTGGACAATTTCTGCCACTTCAGTAACATTCTTAATGAAGGATATATAATGTTGGCGTCACAATTTGGTTTGAGAACTTGATGGCAAGGATATACAGAGCATGACTAATTAGTAACTAATGTCATATAGCCTGAATAAATCAGCATTCCAATTCTGAGGCCAGTTAACAAATTTTTAAGGATTCTAGGTCAGAAACAGCAGTAGGAACTTTGGAATAAAGTGGTGTTACTTTCAAGCAAAAATCATGTTTGTTAAAACTACACATTATCTTTCTTTAGTATCCTCAGCGTATAGTTAGCAGGCATCCTATGGCTTCAATTCTCGACAGGCTTGGTCTTTCTAAATGTAGGAGGAGCGGTTGGAGCTTTCCAGCATGCTTGTTTAACTTCTCTACAAGTAGCGTTCTTGAATAGCCTTAAAATGTGACCCAGGCGATTCTAATTCTCTtgtcctaaaccctaaaatataACTTCCTACATCCTTATGTAAGACCAAGATGTTACCTTTGTCGAAAAAGATTCAATCTTGGATTTTTGTAGGATGGATTCCTAACCCAAGATGATCATCTTTAGCTCCTCCAATAGGTCTATATGAGTTCGCTACAACTATCGTCAAGCAGCAAGAACATCAGGGGGAAGTTTGCTAGTAGCACAGTCAACAATGTCCTAAGAGACCAAagatcagagttaaaactgAAAAGTTACTACTAGCAGAGCCTTTAGAAATATCCCAAAGATCTACAGGTCAATATCAAACAGTTCCTAACACTTGAGCATGTTTTGACTTAAGCTTCTTGTAGCCTCGGTGTAGCTTACCATTGAACAGACTAAGCTTTATACCACATGATCAGTACGAAAATAGGAACATATCATTTTTGGCAAGTTATATTCAATTCCAATTTCCAAATCATGTTATGACACTGATTTCATGTATGCGAATAAAGCTTAGTTCAAAATGAAAGTAGAATTACTGAAGGTAAGGTGTGATCATGTCCATTAGTAAATTGCATAACAATAAGAACCACTGACTATTTTCTATTGTTCATCCATTTTCATTCTTACCAAATACAAAATGCCATGATGAACTTCAAAATTGAATAATTGTAGGGAAGTAAATATCAAAAGTACCTCAAACAGTTCATTTATATTATCTGCAGTCTTTGCAGATGTCTCTATAAAAAACATTCCATTCTTCTCTGCATAGTCAATGCCATCCTACACCAAATCAATAGAGCAGACAGTATGAGAGAAACAAATAATGTTTTGTTAACTGGAGTTGGACAACAATGTTGTTTAGGATTGTTGCACTACCTGAACAGCCACTTCCCGCTTCTCAAGAAGATCAGCTTTATTACCAACCAGTGCCATTACTATATCAGGGTTTCCATGTTTTTGTAGCTCCTATACAAGTTTAGTAATATTTCAGGGCTAAAACAAAATTGACATAAAatgcagaaaattaaaaagCTATCCCTATCAAATGATTCTGATTAAAATAGATAGatggatagatagatagataccaGCGTATGAGCAATGGCTGCACATAAACAAGAGATACCAATTATGAGTTTGTCAAACAGTAGTATTAgctattcttttatttttttagatagCTTTGCCAAAACCCTATCCCATTGCAATCAGATTTTTGGTGGATAAAATAACACCATAGTGTTCTATCAAACATTGTATCATCCCCATTAACTATTGTGCTATCCTCTGATCAACTCTTCCTACTGAGGCTGCTATTGGTCTTCTTCTGACATGGTCAAACCATCTTAGGCACATCTTCCCCTCTATTTGTGCTACTCCTACTTTTCCTATAATGCATTCATTCTAAATCTTTATTTTGTATCTCCATTGTTTTCTACTCCTccatattttcaaaatattgtCTGTCAAAAAACCTCTAAAATGGCAAAAGCCAGAGCATCACCTCTTATATATACTACAGCTTCAATGCACATTTCAACCCCTCTCTTGCCACTCATCTGCTCCAATATAAAAGCCAACATCACACTAGCACAGCCCACATAACCATTATCCTATGCCGGATCACACACAGAATAGCCAGATCTTTAACTCCATTGTTACCTGTTGTGGGCAGGGGTATTGCCATCAAGCCACAAGCCCACAAAACATATCCATCTGATGACTTACTTCACTTATAACTACCAAATTACAATGATTTTAAATGAATGAAGTGGATTAAAATAATCTATTCTTCATTGTAAAGTTCCTGAGTATCCTATAGGGAGTTGTTTGTTATGCACACCATTCAAATAACTATAGTACtatacaaaacaaaaaaatggcAATATAGAACCATGCCATAACTGTAAATCTACCTTAACCCAGTACTGCGCTTTGCTGAAAGATTCTGGGCTTGTTATATCATAGACAATAACTGCAACAGCTGCACCACGATAATAGAGTGGTGCCAAAGCAGCATACCTGAAAAAGATAAATTGGCAATGAAGTTTTACTTCAGAATGTATTTCTTGCACAAATTAGGAAAAAAGGGGGACGTGAAttttaagagaaaaaataatatatagttgaGCTATCCTAATGGTTTGTATAAAAATTATTCGCATACAAGAAAGTTAAATGAATGTTACCTCTCTTGACCAGCAGTATCCCATATTTCAAACTTGACTGTTGTAGAGTCTTGCAGGGCTATTGTTTGCGACAAAAAAGAAGCTCCAACAGTTACCTTACATTACAAAGTCTAAAAAACATAAGAACCCTATCATGAAATAATTAGCAAATCTAGAAAATAACAAATTTACTCCATAACCCATATTAGGAGAGTTTACATTAAATGAAAAAGAGATATGTAATAAAAGGAACATATTATTACCTTGGATGTTGGATCAAACTGACCACGAACAAATCGCAGAACAATACAGCTTTTACCAACACCGGAATCACCTAAGAGAACAAGCTGTGTTCAGTGGAAATTAAAGGTTAGTTACTGTGTCCTGTAAAGGTTAAACAAGAAAATGTTGGTGGTATAAAAGACATTTTTATGATTATTGGTAGGTACTCATAGTTAGTTAGTAGTTTATTTAGTTAGTGGAGTCCTGGAGGAAGTAAGTTAAACAATGAGAGATCACATGTCATAAATAAGAGGAATGTTAGATGATTAGGTCGGGGATCATTTGTAAATGGGAACTTGGGAGAGACCTGAATCTCTCGAATATCCAGGAGTTTCAGTGTGTATTTTAATAAGTTTTGTttgtcttttcctttcttttctgaatATAACAAAGTCCTCTCTAGTCTCTACCCAAAAAAGGTTTGACACATGATATCACAAAGTGACAAAACTATTCAACAAACATCAATCCAATGCCAGACACCAGATGAAAACAGTAATTCAAAATCATTTAAGACAAGGTGTAACAAAATCAAGGAAATTAACCATTtagaacaaaaaaacaaaatctccTAGCCTCCCTCTTCTAATGTTTTCAAGATGAAGAAAATTTGCAAAACATCAGCAATCTAAGAACTCAACAAACAAAATACCTTGACGCGTAGATTCTTCGCGTCCTGTCCTCCACCATTCTCAGGATTGTCTCGTCCAAACGGCCTAGAATCCCTATCTGCAAAACACAAAATCAACAATTTCACCCAAAACCCCATCAGAGCTAAAACTCAAAAATTGTTCCTAATTACAGAACCCCATTAaactaaaatcccaaaatcacAATCAAAACCTCATTTTCCCCCACCCCTTTAACCCTCCATGGCTAAAACATAGAAATTCCAACCAAAGTTTTAAACTTTACCATTAAACACATGATGGGAATTAAAAAAAAGGGATAAAAATCAACTGGGGTAGAATTTGATTACCTGGTAGGGAAGACCCACAACCCATTGAAGAAAAGAGAATATTTTCAAGTGGGTGCTGCAAATTGGGTGAAAAAATGGTGATGGGGCAGTGCACACCACTGGTTTGAAAGATTTGTTTTTGCGACGGAAACTGGTGGTGTGGCGACGAAGCAGAATCTGGGAAAGGTTGATGGAAGCTTGAAAGAGTGGAAATGTATGTATGGTGGTTTCCGTGAGGACGAGGATTCCCACTTCTTCTTCTCGTCGTGAGATGAATGACAAAGATGATGGGACAAGAGaaaattacatatttttttttttatttgatttttgggttAATAGTCAAATTGGTACTTGTGTTTGTAGTGACTTTTGATTTTAGTTCCTCCCTAGAAAAAACTAGCCGATATCTCCCTGTAGTTGTAAGCattttgaccattaacccttgATTTTTCTAgaaataggtttttttttaattcacatttatttttctttcatctcatGGACACGGtaaaatataagagtttaatttctatgcactgagaGTAGAAAGTTTAGGATTTACAATGTCAACCGattagattttaaggatgtgagaaaatatgtttttttatttaattttataaattgacgtgacacattcTTAccatctgattggttg is a window of Lotus japonicus ecotype B-129 chromosome 5, LjGifu_v1.2 DNA encoding:
- the LOC130718949 gene encoding ras-related protein RABF1 isoform X1, which encodes MGCGSSLPDRDSRPFGRDNPENGGGQDAKNLRVKLVLLGDSGVGKSCIVLRFVRGQFDPTSKVTVGASFLSQTIALQDSTTVKFEIWDTAGQERYAALAPLYYRGAAVAVIVYDITSPESFSKAQYWVKELQKHGNPDIVMALVGNKADLLEKREVAVQDGIDYAEKNGMFFIETSAKTADNINELFEDIVDCATSKLPPDVLAA
- the LOC130718949 gene encoding ras-related protein RABF1 isoform X2 gives rise to the protein MGCGSSLPDRDSRPFGRDNPENGGGQDAKNLRVKLVLLGDSGVGKSCIVLRFVRGQFDPTSKVTVGASFLSQTIALQDSTTVKFEIWDTAGQERYAALAPLYYRGAAVAVIVYDITSPESFSKAQYWVKELQKHGNPDIVMALVGNKADLLEKREVAVQDGIDYAEKNGMFFIETSAKTADNINELFEEIAKRLPRPPTT